The Desulfuromonas acetexigens genomic sequence GATTACGTTGAATATTCCAGATTTTAATTAGTTTACAATGATAAAAAAACGTATATTTCTTCCATACAGAGACCTCGGCCGCAACCCTGTCGCAAAGTCCTCTTCAATCTTCTTTCTTCAATAAAAACATGATGTTAAAAATTATTATAAAATATTTTCCAAGACTGGCATGTTCCTCGCTATATACAAAGACAAAAGCAAAACAAACGGAACCTCGATAACCATAGAACCTAAGAGGAGGACATCATGAAAGCCATCGCCCGTATCGCCGTCGCCACCGCCGCCCTGTCATCCATCGCCACTTCCGCTCTCGCCGCCTCCGGTCGCCCGGATGGCAGCGGTATCCTGATCTGGGTTTTCCTCGGCTTCTGCGGTGTCATCATCGCCGCCCAACTGATCCCGGCCCTGCTCGTTATGTTCGGCATCGCCAAAGGGGTCATGGCTCCCCGCGAGGAAGCCGCCGAGCAGACCAACAAATAATCGGAACCGACTTTAGATCTTACGAAACCAACGAATCCATATAGAGGAGGACACCATGAAAGCCATCGCCCGCATCGCCGCCGCCACCGCCCTTCTTTCGACCGTCGCCACTTCCGCTTTCGCCGCTACCGGCGCCGCTTCCGGCGGGGGATTGCTGATCTGGTTGTTCCTCGGCTTCCTCGGCCTGATCGTCGCCACCCAACTGGTCCCCGCCCTGATGCTGCTGGTCGGCATCGTTCAAGGCGTGACGGGTGGGAGCACCGCCGACCAGTCGACCCGGTAAACGTTCAGAAGGTAACATGGCCCTTAAAAGAGCAACAGCCGAAACGGATTTCCGCTTCGGCTGTTGCTCTTTTGTCTTTCCCGGTGCGGTTCAGTTCTTCACTAACGCGAGCACCAGCTTCCGTTCAAAGGCCTCTTCGAAGAGATCGCCCTTGCTCTGCCCGCCGTAAAGCTCCACCCCGAGATCGCCCTTCCCTGCCAGTCGCAGGGTACAGGTTTTCCCCGTCAGTTCGGCGGTAATCCGCTGCAGGTTGCCGCTGCGACAGCGATCGAGACCATCGGCCAGGCGGAGGATGCCTCCCAGTTGCCGTACCAGCTGCTGGTCTTCGGCGCTCAGCAGGGCGAAGTTCTCATGCTTTTTCTTCGGCAGGGACTTGCGGTGGTAGCGGGCCAGGTTAGCGACGACCTCCTGTTCGCGGGGGGTGAAGCCAAAAAGACCGGCATGACGGATGAGGTGATAGGAATGTTTGTGATGCTTAGCGTAATCGATGAAATAGCCGACGTCATGAAGCAGGGCGGCGGCTTCGAGCAGTTGCCGGGCGCGTTCATCGAGACCGTGCAAGGCGGCGGTGCCGTCGAAGATCTGCAGGGAGAGATCACGCACTGTTTCGGCATGCCCCTCGTCGCTATGGCAGGAGCGGGCGAACTCCTGCACCACCGTCCGCCAGTCCCGCCGCGCCTCGCGTTTTTCCATCAGACCGAGATCATCCAGACTTTTCAAAATCAAGCCCTCGCGTATGCCGCGCTCGTTGATGCGCAACAGGTTGGCGCCGAAGAAGCGCATCAGCTCATCGACCAGGGTCACGCCGGCGATAATGATATCGGCCCGCTCCGGGCTGAGACCGGTGATTTCCCGCCGCTGCCGGGCATCCTTGCGTTCGAGCATGGCCAGCAGATGGACGACCTCGGAACGCAGCACCTCGTAGCCGTGGACGGAGCCGTAGGCTTCCCTGCGCAGGGCCATGACCATGGCGCCGACGGAGTTGAGGGTGCCGCCGGAACCGATGAGACACTGCACGGGAAAATCGGGGGTCGCCAAGGTCTCTTTCAAGGATTGGCGGATATGCTTGCGCAGCCGGGCCAGATCCTTCTCCGGAGCGGGATCGCCGTGGATAAAACGCTCCGTCAGCAGCACCGCCCCCAGTTCCAGGGAATGGATCTCTTCGATGTGCTCGCCGGTGGCGGTCACCATCTCGACGCTGCCGCCGCCGATGTCGATCATGGCGTAGCGGCTGCCGGCCATGTCGAAATGATGGCGGGCGCTCAACGCGGCCAATTCCGCCTCCTGTTCGCCGTCGATGACTTCAATCTCGACCCCGGCGTCCTTCGCCATCGCCGCGACGAACGCCTTGCCGTTGGCGGCCTTGCGCACGGCACTGGTGGCGACGGCGACGAAATGGGTCGCCCCCAGCCCGTCAGCGATCTGCTTCATGCGCTTGAGGGCCTGGGCCGCCCGCTCCCAGGCGGCGGTCGAAATCGAGCCGCTGGCCGCCAGCCCTTCCCCGAGCCGCACCGTCGCTTTTTCGTCGTCGAGTACCCGGTAATCCCCCCCTTCCAGGATTTCAACGACGATGCAACGAATGGAGTTGGTACCGATATCGAGGGCCGCGAGTCGTTGCCCTGAACTCTTTCCCTTGGCGGCGTCACCGCGTACTCCTTGCGGTCTCATACCGTCGACCACGGGAAGTCTTTTCCTGTTTTTTCGTTCATAGAATCACCTTTCCCCAAAAACGAAGCTCTTGATTAATTGCTCATTATATCAGCAAAAACCTGCCGTTATGTTAGAGTTAGATAAATTTTGCGCAAAAATTTTCGAGCATTCCTTTTTTGTGACTTTTTAACAATTTTCTAACAAATCTATGGCAAACTTCAGGTTGAGCGTTTTCCGGAAAGATCCGGATAAGCCTTTTGCCAAAAGGATGATTGCTATGGATACCGCTGAAATGCCCAATTTCCCTTCCGCCTCAGAGCCCGGTCTTTCGGCGGCGGAAAAAGGAAAAAATACGGAGACCGCCTTGACGACCATCCCTTTTCCAAAAGCGCCACCAGAACCGTTCAAGGCCCTGCCCGCCCCCAGCGACCTCGAGTCCGCCGAACTCTATCTGAACCGCGAACTCGCCTGGCTGGAATTCAACCAGCGGGTGTTGCACGAAGCGACGGACCGCCGCACCCCCTTACTGGAACGGATCAAGTTCGCCGCCATCGCCGGGTCGAATCTCGACGAATTTTTCATGAAGCGCATCGGCGGGCTGAAACAGCAGGTCGGCGCCGGGGTGCAGGAACGCACCGTCGACGGCCGCACACCCGAGGAGCAGATCGGCGCCTGCTACGCCTTTATCCGCAGGCACCAGCTCGAAAAACAGCGCCTGCTGAAAATCCTCCTGCGCAAGTTGCGCGACCAGGATATCCACATCCTCCCCTACGACAAACTCGACAAGGCCGAGCAGGAAAAGATCCGGGAAGAGTATTACGACAACATCTTTCCGCTGGTCACGCCCCAGTCCATCGACCCGGCCCATCCCTTCCCCTTTGTCTCCAACCTCTCCCTCAACCTGCTGGTGACCCTGCGTTATCCCAAGGACCGAGAAACTTCCATGGCCCGGGTCAAGGTGCCGATCAGCGCCGGGGCGCCGCGCTTTCTGCGGGTCGGTCGCAAAAACCGCTTCGTGCTCCTCGAAGAAGTGATGGAACAGAACCTCGACATGCTCTTTCCGGGGATGGAAATTCTCCATACCGACCTCTTTCGGGTAACGCGCAACGCCAACACCGAGAAAGCCGAAGAGCACGCCGAAGACCTGCTCGCCCTGATCGAGTCGACCCTGCAACAACGCAAGTTCGCCCCCATCGTGCGCCTCGAAGTGATGCCGGGGATGGATCCGACGCTGCGCGGGCGCCTGGCAGCAGAACTGGGGCTGGACGAAGAGGCCGATGTTTTCATCATCGACGGCATGCTCGGCACCCGCGATCTCTTCGAACTCGCCGCCCTCAACCTCCCCCAGCTCAAGGAGGCCCCGCACCATCCCATCATTCATCCGGCCCTGCAGAACGAACGGAGCATCTTTCACCTGATCCGCGACGCCGGCGCCATCCTGTTGCAGCATCCCTACGAATCCTTTTCCACCTCGGTGGAGCGCTTTCTCAAGGAAGCGGCCCACGACCCCAAGGTGCGGGGAATCAAAATGACCCTCTACCGCACCTCGAGCCGCAGCCCGATTCTCAATGATCTGATCCAGGCGGCGCAGAATGGCAAACAGGTGGCGGTGGTGGTGGAACTCAAGGCGCGCTTCGACGAGGCGGCCAACATCCGCCTCGCCTCGCGGCTGGAGGAAGCAGGCATCCACGTCACCTACGGTGTCGTCGGGCTGAAAACCCACGCCAAAATCATCCTGGTGGTGCGCAACGACTACAACGGCCTGCGCCGCTACGTGCATCTCGGCACCGGCAATTACCATCCGGAAACCTCGCGCCTCTACAGCGACCTGGGCTTGTTGCTCTACG encodes the following:
- a CDS encoding Ppx/GppA phosphatase family protein, yielding MRPQGVRGDAAKGKSSGQRLAALDIGTNSIRCIVVEILEGGDYRVLDDEKATVRLGEGLAASGSISTAAWERAAQALKRMKQIADGLGATHFVAVATSAVRKAANGKAFVAAMAKDAGVEIEVIDGEQEAELAALSARHHFDMAGSRYAMIDIGGGSVEMVTATGEHIEEIHSLELGAVLLTERFIHGDPAPEKDLARLRKHIRQSLKETLATPDFPVQCLIGSGGTLNSVGAMVMALRREAYGSVHGYEVLRSEVVHLLAMLERKDARQRREITGLSPERADIIIAGVTLVDELMRFFGANLLRINERGIREGLILKSLDDLGLMEKREARRDWRTVVQEFARSCHSDEGHAETVRDLSLQIFDGTAALHGLDERARQLLEAAALLHDVGYFIDYAKHHKHSYHLIRHAGLFGFTPREQEVVANLARYHRKSLPKKKHENFALLSAEDQQLVRQLGGILRLADGLDRCRSGNLQRITAELTGKTCTLRLAGKGDLGVELYGGQSKGDLFEEAFERKLVLALVKN
- the ppk1 gene encoding polyphosphate kinase 1, translated to MDTAEMPNFPSASEPGLSAAEKGKNTETALTTIPFPKAPPEPFKALPAPSDLESAELYLNRELAWLEFNQRVLHEATDRRTPLLERIKFAAIAGSNLDEFFMKRIGGLKQQVGAGVQERTVDGRTPEEQIGACYAFIRRHQLEKQRLLKILLRKLRDQDIHILPYDKLDKAEQEKIREEYYDNIFPLVTPQSIDPAHPFPFVSNLSLNLLVTLRYPKDRETSMARVKVPISAGAPRFLRVGRKNRFVLLEEVMEQNLDMLFPGMEILHTDLFRVTRNANTEKAEEHAEDLLALIESTLQQRKFAPIVRLEVMPGMDPTLRGRLAAELGLDEEADVFIIDGMLGTRDLFELAALNLPQLKEAPHHPIIHPALQNERSIFHLIRDAGAILLQHPYESFSTSVERFLKEAAHDPKVRGIKMTLYRTSSRSPILNDLIQAAQNGKQVAVVVELKARFDEAANIRLASRLEEAGIHVTYGVVGLKTHAKIILVVRNDYNGLRRYVHLGTGNYHPETSRLYSDLGLLLYDKNIGRDATELFNYLTTGFSPSRRYQKLLVAPKMLKRGLLERIDREIAGHSEKSPGQIIFKMNALDDADIARALYRASRAGVRIDLIIRDSCRVRPGIAGLSENIRVISIVGRFLEHARLYFFRNGGEEEYFIGSADAMKRNLEHRVEVLTPVENPGIREDLRQMLDIQLNDRRSAWELKSDGSYSQRRPRNTEEAIGSQQRLIELAEKRNRDASRLRKRKPKSLGGRNLR